A window from Primulina eburnea isolate SZY01 chromosome 2, ASM2296580v1, whole genome shotgun sequence encodes these proteins:
- the LOC140822954 gene encoding uncharacterized protein isoform X1 produces the protein MGGKMSFSENKLCSALVLMAFISFILLFISSAAADAEGKDAGSWVFRRSLLEGNNAENLNSTTLVLAKERTLRKDPLDDLNYYTGGWNISNNHYIASVLYTGSTLFLVAAIWFAGFGLFLLLVSMYVCCCRRHRYGYSRFAYCLSLILLSLFTISAIVGSVVLYTGQGKFHGSTRSTLDYVVGQADSTVNNLKDVSNYLTSAKKIGVDQVFLPQDVQNNIDKVNNLITSSATQLEEATDNNKDNISHYLDVVGLILIVVAAVMLALALLGFLLSISGLQFLVYILVFIGWILVAITFILCGVFLVLHNMMGDTCVAMNDWVMNPTAHTALDKVIPCVDVDTAQETLSQSKDVTFQVVRLVNGIITNVSNAQNLPPPSVAPLISYNQSGPFVPLVCNPYNIDKTNRTCAAGEADLSNVTQIWRNYVCQVSKNNICTTVGRLTPTLYDQMSSAVNVSYGLYYYGPFLTNLVDCTFVRDTFSVIHDDHCPDLERYSRFVYIGLAMISAAVMLSLILWVLYARERRHRKYTKLVDGTSDPNSLESKGP, from the exons ATGGGaggaaaaatgagtttttccGAGAATAAGCTGTGTTCTGCTCTGGTGCTGATGGCGTTTATTTCCTTTATTTTGTTATTCATCTCGTCAGCTG CGGCAGATGCGGAGGGAAAAGATGCCGGGTCGTGGGTTTTTCGGAGGTCTCTTCTGGAAGGAAATAATGCGGAAAATTTAAATTCTACCACTTTGGTGTTGGCTAAAGAGAGAACGCTgaggaaggatccactagatgATCTCAATTATTACACAGGGGGATGGAATATCAGCAACAACCATTACATAGCT TCTGTTCTTTATACTGGGTCTACACTTTTCCTTGTTGCTGCAATCTGGTTTGCTGGATTCGGACTCTTCTTGTTACTGGTTTCTATGTATGTTTGCTGCTGCAGGCGGCATCGTTATGGCTATTCTCGATTTGCCTATTGTCTATCGCTTATCCTTTTGTCGTTATTCACAATCTCCGCAAT CGTTGGCTCCGTTGTTCTCTATACCGGGCAAGGGAAATTTCATGGTAGTACAAGAAGTACACTAGACTATGTTGTGGGACAAGCTGATTCCACGGTTAACAATCTCAAAGATGTGTCAAATTATCTTACGTCTGCTAAGAAAATTGGAGTGGATCAAGTTTTCCTTCCTCAGGACGTGCAAAACAATATTGACAAAGTCAACAACTTGATTACCTCTTCTGCCACCCAACTCGAAGAGGCAACGGACAATAATAAAGATAATATTTCCCACTATTTGGATGTAGT AGGTCTAATTCTCATTGTCGTAGCGGCCGTGATGCTTGCCCTGGCTTTACTTGGTTTCT TGTTATCAATCTCAGGCTTGCAATTTCTCGTGTACAT ATTGGTTTTTATTGGTTGGATACTCGTGGCTATCACATTCATCTTATGTGGCGTTTTCCTTGTTCTCCACAA TATGATGGGTGATACATGCGTAGCCATGAATGACTGGGTTATGAACCCAACCGCTCATACAGCATTGGATAAAGTTATCCCATGTGTGGATGTCGATACAGCTCAAGAAACATTGTCTCAAAGCAAAGACGTGACCTTTCAAGTTGTTCGGCTGGTAAATGGGATAATCACTAATGTCTCAAATGCTCAAAATCTACCACCTCCTAGTGTTGCACCCTTGATATCTTACAATCAATCTGGCCCTTTTGTGCCTCTCGTTTGCAATCCATACAATATCGACAAAACAAATCGAACATGTGCAGCAGGAGAAGCTGATTTGAGTAACGTTACTCAG ATTTGGAGGAATTATGTATGCCAAGTTTCCAAGAACAACATTTGCACCACCGTGGGGCGTTTAACACCAACCTTGTATGATCAAATGAGCAGCGCAGTCAATGTGAGTTATGGTTTGTACTACTACGGCCCGTTTCTCACCAACTTAGTCGACTGCACTTTTGTTCGAGACACATTCAGTGTTATACATGATGATCATTGTCCTGATTTAGAACGTTATAGCCGGTTCGTTTATATTGGATTAGCAATGATATCGGCAGCAGTGATGCTATCATTGATTCTTTGGGTGCTTTATGCGAGAGAAAGGCGTCACCGGAAGTATACAAAGCTCGTGGATGGTACATCAGATCCAAATTCCTTGGAAAGCAAAGGGCCGTAA
- the LOC140822954 gene encoding uncharacterized protein isoform X3, translating into MGGKMSFSENKLCSALVLMAFISFILLFISSAAADAEGKDAGSWVFRRSLLEGNNAENLNSTTLVLAKERTLRKDPLDDLNYYTGGWNISNNHYIASVLYTGSTLFLVAAIWFAGFGLFLLLVSMYVCCCRRHRYGYSRFAYCLSLILLSLFTISAIGLILIVVAAVMLALALLGFLLSISGLQFLVYILVFIGWILVAITFILCGVFLVLHNMMGDTCVAMNDWVMNPTAHTALDKVIPCVDVDTAQETLSQSKDVTFQVVRLVNGIITNVSNAQNLPPPSVAPLISYNQSGPFVPLVCNPYNIDKTNRTCAAGEADLSNVTQIWRNYVCQVSKNNICTTVGRLTPTLYDQMSSAVNVSYGLYYYGPFLTNLVDCTFVRDTFSVIHDDHCPDLERYSRFVYIGLAMISAAVMLSLILWVLYARERRHRKYTKLVDGTSDPNSLESKGP; encoded by the exons ATGGGaggaaaaatgagtttttccGAGAATAAGCTGTGTTCTGCTCTGGTGCTGATGGCGTTTATTTCCTTTATTTTGTTATTCATCTCGTCAGCTG CGGCAGATGCGGAGGGAAAAGATGCCGGGTCGTGGGTTTTTCGGAGGTCTCTTCTGGAAGGAAATAATGCGGAAAATTTAAATTCTACCACTTTGGTGTTGGCTAAAGAGAGAACGCTgaggaaggatccactagatgATCTCAATTATTACACAGGGGGATGGAATATCAGCAACAACCATTACATAGCT TCTGTTCTTTATACTGGGTCTACACTTTTCCTTGTTGCTGCAATCTGGTTTGCTGGATTCGGACTCTTCTTGTTACTGGTTTCTATGTATGTTTGCTGCTGCAGGCGGCATCGTTATGGCTATTCTCGATTTGCCTATTGTCTATCGCTTATCCTTTTGTCGTTATTCACAATCTCCGCAAT AGGTCTAATTCTCATTGTCGTAGCGGCCGTGATGCTTGCCCTGGCTTTACTTGGTTTCT TGTTATCAATCTCAGGCTTGCAATTTCTCGTGTACAT ATTGGTTTTTATTGGTTGGATACTCGTGGCTATCACATTCATCTTATGTGGCGTTTTCCTTGTTCTCCACAA TATGATGGGTGATACATGCGTAGCCATGAATGACTGGGTTATGAACCCAACCGCTCATACAGCATTGGATAAAGTTATCCCATGTGTGGATGTCGATACAGCTCAAGAAACATTGTCTCAAAGCAAAGACGTGACCTTTCAAGTTGTTCGGCTGGTAAATGGGATAATCACTAATGTCTCAAATGCTCAAAATCTACCACCTCCTAGTGTTGCACCCTTGATATCTTACAATCAATCTGGCCCTTTTGTGCCTCTCGTTTGCAATCCATACAATATCGACAAAACAAATCGAACATGTGCAGCAGGAGAAGCTGATTTGAGTAACGTTACTCAG ATTTGGAGGAATTATGTATGCCAAGTTTCCAAGAACAACATTTGCACCACCGTGGGGCGTTTAACACCAACCTTGTATGATCAAATGAGCAGCGCAGTCAATGTGAGTTATGGTTTGTACTACTACGGCCCGTTTCTCACCAACTTAGTCGACTGCACTTTTGTTCGAGACACATTCAGTGTTATACATGATGATCATTGTCCTGATTTAGAACGTTATAGCCGGTTCGTTTATATTGGATTAGCAATGATATCGGCAGCAGTGATGCTATCATTGATTCTTTGGGTGCTTTATGCGAGAGAAAGGCGTCACCGGAAGTATACAAAGCTCGTGGATGGTACATCAGATCCAAATTCCTTGGAAAGCAAAGGGCCGTAA
- the LOC140822954 gene encoding uncharacterized protein isoform X2 yields the protein MGGKMSFSENKLCSALVLMAFISFILLFISSADAEGKDAGSWVFRRSLLEGNNAENLNSTTLVLAKERTLRKDPLDDLNYYTGGWNISNNHYIASVLYTGSTLFLVAAIWFAGFGLFLLLVSMYVCCCRRHRYGYSRFAYCLSLILLSLFTISAIVGSVVLYTGQGKFHGSTRSTLDYVVGQADSTVNNLKDVSNYLTSAKKIGVDQVFLPQDVQNNIDKVNNLITSSATQLEEATDNNKDNISHYLDVVGLILIVVAAVMLALALLGFLLSISGLQFLVYILVFIGWILVAITFILCGVFLVLHNMMGDTCVAMNDWVMNPTAHTALDKVIPCVDVDTAQETLSQSKDVTFQVVRLVNGIITNVSNAQNLPPPSVAPLISYNQSGPFVPLVCNPYNIDKTNRTCAAGEADLSNVTQIWRNYVCQVSKNNICTTVGRLTPTLYDQMSSAVNVSYGLYYYGPFLTNLVDCTFVRDTFSVIHDDHCPDLERYSRFVYIGLAMISAAVMLSLILWVLYARERRHRKYTKLVDGTSDPNSLESKGP from the exons ATGGGaggaaaaatgagtttttccGAGAATAAGCTGTGTTCTGCTCTGGTGCTGATGGCGTTTATTTCCTTTATTTTGTTATTCATCTCGTCAGCTG ATGCGGAGGGAAAAGATGCCGGGTCGTGGGTTTTTCGGAGGTCTCTTCTGGAAGGAAATAATGCGGAAAATTTAAATTCTACCACTTTGGTGTTGGCTAAAGAGAGAACGCTgaggaaggatccactagatgATCTCAATTATTACACAGGGGGATGGAATATCAGCAACAACCATTACATAGCT TCTGTTCTTTATACTGGGTCTACACTTTTCCTTGTTGCTGCAATCTGGTTTGCTGGATTCGGACTCTTCTTGTTACTGGTTTCTATGTATGTTTGCTGCTGCAGGCGGCATCGTTATGGCTATTCTCGATTTGCCTATTGTCTATCGCTTATCCTTTTGTCGTTATTCACAATCTCCGCAAT CGTTGGCTCCGTTGTTCTCTATACCGGGCAAGGGAAATTTCATGGTAGTACAAGAAGTACACTAGACTATGTTGTGGGACAAGCTGATTCCACGGTTAACAATCTCAAAGATGTGTCAAATTATCTTACGTCTGCTAAGAAAATTGGAGTGGATCAAGTTTTCCTTCCTCAGGACGTGCAAAACAATATTGACAAAGTCAACAACTTGATTACCTCTTCTGCCACCCAACTCGAAGAGGCAACGGACAATAATAAAGATAATATTTCCCACTATTTGGATGTAGT AGGTCTAATTCTCATTGTCGTAGCGGCCGTGATGCTTGCCCTGGCTTTACTTGGTTTCT TGTTATCAATCTCAGGCTTGCAATTTCTCGTGTACAT ATTGGTTTTTATTGGTTGGATACTCGTGGCTATCACATTCATCTTATGTGGCGTTTTCCTTGTTCTCCACAA TATGATGGGTGATACATGCGTAGCCATGAATGACTGGGTTATGAACCCAACCGCTCATACAGCATTGGATAAAGTTATCCCATGTGTGGATGTCGATACAGCTCAAGAAACATTGTCTCAAAGCAAAGACGTGACCTTTCAAGTTGTTCGGCTGGTAAATGGGATAATCACTAATGTCTCAAATGCTCAAAATCTACCACCTCCTAGTGTTGCACCCTTGATATCTTACAATCAATCTGGCCCTTTTGTGCCTCTCGTTTGCAATCCATACAATATCGACAAAACAAATCGAACATGTGCAGCAGGAGAAGCTGATTTGAGTAACGTTACTCAG ATTTGGAGGAATTATGTATGCCAAGTTTCCAAGAACAACATTTGCACCACCGTGGGGCGTTTAACACCAACCTTGTATGATCAAATGAGCAGCGCAGTCAATGTGAGTTATGGTTTGTACTACTACGGCCCGTTTCTCACCAACTTAGTCGACTGCACTTTTGTTCGAGACACATTCAGTGTTATACATGATGATCATTGTCCTGATTTAGAACGTTATAGCCGGTTCGTTTATATTGGATTAGCAATGATATCGGCAGCAGTGATGCTATCATTGATTCTTTGGGTGCTTTATGCGAGAGAAAGGCGTCACCGGAAGTATACAAAGCTCGTGGATGGTACATCAGATCCAAATTCCTTGGAAAGCAAAGGGCCGTAA